A window from Carassius gibelio isolate Cgi1373 ecotype wild population from Czech Republic chromosome B3, carGib1.2-hapl.c, whole genome shotgun sequence encodes these proteins:
- the LOC127953840 gene encoding GPI-linked NAD(P)(+)--arginine ADP-ribosyltransferase 1-like — protein MLLIIEALLLISAALGKDHRAAAVEGEKYPLDMALNSVDDRYEKCTKQMANLVENKYLKQEKSNPETGFGNAWKLAEKNHKPPGENLKENHLIAIYVYTNSKKSDVYKKFNAADRKEKKEYENKTYKWYSLHFLLTDAIQILKKTQNTCYDTYRRTDIEFDNVYPNKEVRFGSFTSSSKNSKSTSGYGSKSCFEIHTCQGADITNYSMIPEEEEVLIPPYEMFEVTAIKRKTNKPKLWCETVYVLKSIGTKSDLNCALVKKPTNTIRLKFK, from the exons ATGCTGCTGATCATTGAAGCTCTTCTTCTCATTTCAGCTGCTCTAGGAAAG GATCACAGAGCTGCTGCTGTTGAAGGAGAGAAATATCCACTGGATATGGCACTGAATTCAGTTGATGATCGATATGAGAAATGTACAAAACAAATGGCAAACCTGGTGGAGAACAAATATCTGAAGCAAGAAAAGTCTAACCCCGAAACTGGCTTTGGAAATGCTTGGAAACTTGCTGAAAAGAATCACAAGCCACCAGGAGAGAACTTGAAAGAGAATCATTTAATCGCCATTTATGTGTACACTAACTCAAAAAAATCTGATGTATATAAGAAGTTTAATGCAGCTGATCGTAAAGAGAAGAAagaatatgaaaacaaaacatacaaatggTACTCACTTCACTTTCTGTTAACAGATGCAATACAGATTCTgaagaaaacacaaaatacatgCTATGATACTTATCGACGTACCGACATTGAATTTGATAATGTTTATCCGAACAAAGAGGTTCGTTTTGGCTCATTTACTTCATCCTCTAAGAATAGTAAGAGTACATCCGGTTATGGGTCTAAATCTTGTTTTGAAATCCACACTTGTCAAGGTGCtgatattacaaattattctatGATTCCTGAGGAGGAAGAAGTGCTGATTCCTCCGTATGAGATGTTTGAAGTCACTGCtatcaaaagaaaaacaaataagccTAAACTCTGGTGTGAAACTGTCTATGTGTTGAAAAGCATTGGAACAAAAAGTGACCTGAACTGTGCTCTAGTTAAGAAACCAACCAACACCATAAGGCTTAAATTCAAATGA
- the LOC127953236 gene encoding uncharacterized protein LOC127953236 isoform X2, with translation MLLIIEALLLISAALGKDHRAAVKGQIFPLDMALNSVDDLYYGCKEKMAKQVDKEYLKKELRNSVDFEKVKAETLLHNLKPGDFVVVRDRRRKSWKVKVEVAERATWIQASHCRKVPPASEEEELTE, from the exons ATGCTGCTGATCATTGAAGCTCTTCTTCTCATTTCAGCTGCTCTAGGAAAG gatcatagagcagctgttaaagGACAGATATTTCCACTGGATATGGCACTGAATTCAGTTGATGACCTTTATTACGGCTGTAAAGAGAAAATGGCAAAGCAGGTGGACAAAGAATATCTGAAGAAGGAACTCAGAAACTCAGTTGATTTTGAAAAG GTGAAAGCTGAAACACTGTTGCATAACCTGAAACCAGGAGATTTTGTGGTGGTACGAGATCGGAGGAGAAAGAGCTGGAAGGTGAAGGTGGAAGTAGCAGAGAGAGCAACGTGGATCCAGGCCAGCCACTGCAGAAAGGTCCCACCTGCATCTGAGGAAGAGGAGCTGACGGAGTAA
- the LOC127953236 gene encoding NAD(P)(+)--arginine ADP-ribosyltransferase 2-like isoform X1, translating to MLLIIEALLLISAALGKDHRAAVKGQIFPLDMALNSVDDLYYGCKEKMAKQVDKEYLKKELRNSVDFEKVWKISKKKVSRNFLGKLKPNNKIAIYAYTYTQNNTHIYVKFNNDTRYGKQNYPVMKYKWYSLHFLLTEALHILKKKQNTCFDTFRCTKVKFENDVLNKEVRFGSFTSSSLDRSIAKRFGTESCFEIHTCEGANITKYSMLRHEEEVLIPPYEKFNVTDIRTRTNQKNHGCKTVFVLNSTGIRSDLNCALYNQPRP from the exons ATGCTGCTGATCATTGAAGCTCTTCTTCTCATTTCAGCTGCTCTAGGAAAG gatcatagagcagctgttaaagGACAGATATTTCCACTGGATATGGCACTGAATTCAGTTGATGACCTTTATTACGGCTGTAAAGAGAAAATGGCAAAGCAGGTGGACAAAGAATATCTGAAGAAGGAACTCAGAAACTCAGTTGATTTTGAAAAGGTTTggaaaattagtaaaaaaaaagtatcccGCAATTTTTTGGGCAAATTAAAACCAAACAATAAAATTGCTATTTATGCGTACACTTACACCCAGaacaacacacatatatatgttaaGTTCAATAATGACACTCGGTATGGCAAACAAAACTACCCAGTCATGAAATACAAATGGTATTCACTTCACTTTCTGTTAACAGAAGCACTGCATAttctaaagaaaaaacaaaatacatgctTTGATACTTTTCGCTGTACAAAGGTTAAATTTGAGAATGATGTTCTGAACAAAGAGGTTCGTTTTGGCTCATTTACATCCTCCTCTCTTGATCGTAGTATAGCAAAACGTTTTGGAACTGAATCTTGTTTTGAAATACACACTTGTGAAGGAgctaatattacaaaatattctaTGCTTCGTCATGAGGAAGAGGTGTTGATTCCTCCATATGAGAAGTTCAATGTTACTGATATCAGGACAAGAACAAATCAGAAAAATCACGGGTGTAAGACTGTGTTTGTGTTGAACAGCACTGGAATAAGAAGTGACCTGAACTGTGCTCTATATAACCAACCAAGGCCATAG